The Methanobrevibacter wolinii SH genomic interval AGCACCAGGAACTTCATAAGTTTCTCTACTTTTAAAACCAACCATTCTGTTTTCAATAGTATCTACTCTACCAATACCATTATCTCCAGCTATTTTATTAGCTTCTCTGATGATATCTACTAAAGGCATCATTTTTCCATTTATTGCAATAGGAATTCCTTCTTCAAATTCAATAGATACTTTTTCTGGTTTATCATTTGCATCTTCTGCAGATTTGGTCCATTCATAAATTTCTTCTGGTGGTTCATTTGCAGGATCTTCAAGAACATCTCCTTCAATGGATCTTCCCCAAATGTTAATATCTACACTGTAAATTTTATCATTTTTAAGAGGAAGGTTGTGTTCTTTTGCATATGCAACTTCTTCAGTTCTTGTTAAATTTAATTCTCTAATTGGTGCAATAACTTTTAAATCACTCATTGCATTAATTACAGCTTCAAATCTGAATTGATCATTTCCTTTTCCAGTACAACCATGAGCAATTGCAGTTGCACCTTCTTTTTTAGCTACTTCAATAATTTTCATAGCAATTAATGGTCTTGCAAGTGCAGTACTTAATGGGTATCCTTCATATTCTGCATTTGCTTTAATTGCTTTTGATATATAATCATTTGCAAATTCTTCTTTTGCATCAATTACATAATGTTTGCTGTTGTTTAATTTATCAGCAGAGTTTTGTGATTTTTCAATCTCTTCTTTAGGTTGTCCAACATCTACACATGCTGTAATAACTTCATAATTATATTTTTCTTCTAATAATTTTACACATACAGTAGTGTCTAATCCTCCACTGAATGCAAGTACTACTTTTTCCATTTAATCACCTAAATTAAATAAATAAGTTTTATAATTATTTAAATGAAATCATTTTTTAATATTTTTTTAAAATAAGTTCATTATATTATATTAATATATATTATTAACATTATATAAATCTAATTTAAACTATTTTATTTTTTTATACTTATTTATTATGTTTTTTAAGTAATTTTTTTATTTTTAAATCTTATATTTCATTAATTGTATGATTTTTTATTATCATTTGTATTACATTTTTATTTTTAAATCTTATATTTCATTAATTGTATGATTTTTTATTATCATTTGTATTACATTTTTATTTTTAAATCTTATATTTCATTAATTGTATGATTTTTTATTATCATTTGTATTACATTTTTATTTTTAAATCTTATATTTCATTAATTGTATGATTTTTTATTATCATTTGTATTACAAAAAATCATTTAGATTAATTTAAATAATATCTTTTAAAAATTTATAATTAACTAAGATAAAATATTATTTTTTCTAATTTAAGTGATTATTTTTTTATTTGTATTAATTATTGTTTAATGGAGTTTATTTAGTATGGGATTTAATGATATAGATTTAAAAAATTTTGATAATTCATTATCTTCTACTAATTGTAAACTTAGTATATTAAATACTTGTTATAATTCTGGAGGTTATATTTCTCATAATAAAAACCTTTATAATGCAATACCTAATTCTAAGCTTTTTAAAATAATTTTAAAAGAATCAGTAAATGGTACTCCTTTAATTAAAATTGGAAATGGTGATTTTAAAGTTATGATTGTTGCAGGAATTCATGGTAATGAGTTACCTTCCCAACTTGCATGCCTTTATATGATTAAATATTTAATTAATAAGAATATTAAAGGTTCTATTTATTTAATTCCATTTGCAGCACCAAATGCTACTATGAATAATTCTAGATCTTTTGATGGAATGGATTTAAATAGATCTACTTTAGATGTAGGTTCTGTTACTAATAGAATTTTTGAAGTAATTAAAAAAGAAAATATTATTGCTGTAGGCGATTTCCATTCTACAAGTATTAATAGTAATCCTGGTAGAGATGCAATATTCTGCACATTAAGTCCTACAGTTGAAAGTTATAATATTGCTAAGTATGTTTCAAGAAGAGTAGGTTGTGATTTATTAAAATATGATACTGCTGGTTCTAAATTTAAAGGTGCCTTAGAAGATGAATGTAATTTAATTGGTATACCTTCTATTACTGCAGAAGTTTTATCTCCTTTTGGATATTTAAATAAAAATAGTTTTAAACGTTCAATGTTTCAAATGTATTCTTTTTTAGATTATTTTAAAATTTTATAATATATTATTTTTGTTTTAATATAATTTTTATTAGTTTTCAAATGCTCTTACTAATTCTTATTTTAATAATAGTTTAATATTTATTTATGATTAAAATTATTAAACAATAATTTAGGAATATTAAGGTAGTACAATGTCATCTTATAAATTACATAGTGTTTTTGCTATTGTCTTAGGATTTTTATTTTTTCAAAATCCATTACTTATTGGGGCATGTTTTATTGGAGCTAATTTTCCAGATAATGATCATGAAATAAAAAAAGATAATGTTTATAGATTAATAATTGTAGGTTTAGTTTTATTTATAATATTATATATTTTAAAATTACCTTATAATTTAGCTATTTTAATATGTTTATTAGGTTTAATATTTTTATTTTCTTCTCATAGAGGATTTACTCATTCAATATTTGGTTCAATTATAATAAGTATAATTTTATATCTAATTATATTAATGGCTTCAAAATTATTATTTTTAATTCCTGGATTTAAAAGCTTAAATAATTATTATATTTTGTCTCTAATTATTGTATTAATATTTTTATCTGTATTTTCATTGAATCGTGAATTATGTTCCATTTTTATTTTATTATTGGTTTTATCATATATTGTCTTTCCATTTAATAATTTAAACAATAGTTTATTATTATTTGCATTGTTTTTAGGTTTATTATCTCATATAATTCTTGATTCCTTCTCTTCATCTGGAGTTAAAGTTTTAAGTCCATTATATAATAAGAAATTTTATAAAACTTTTGGTATTTTAATGATGGTTATATTGTTTATATTAAGTTTTTTAAAATTTAGAGGAATTTTATATCTTTTTATTAATTATTATATTTTTAAATTTATCTAGAGCTCTTAAAATTTAAAATATACTTTAATTTTCTAATTAAGTTTTTAAATACTCAAGGTTTTTTATAAAATATTTTTATTTATTTTATTTAAAATGTTAAAAAATTTTGTTGTTTTAGTTTTTTGATTTTTT includes:
- a CDS encoding argininosuccinate synthase produces the protein MEKVVLAFSGGLDTTVCVKLLEEKYNYEVITACVDVGQPKEEIEKSQNSADKLNNSKHYVIDAKEEFANDYISKAIKANAEYEGYPLSTALARPLIAMKIIEVAKKEGATAIAHGCTGKGNDQFRFEAVINAMSDLKVIAPIRELNLTRTEEVAYAKEHNLPLKNDKIYSVDINIWGRSIEGDVLEDPANEPPEEIYEWTKSAEDANDKPEKVSIEFEEGIPIAINGKMMPLVDIIREANKIAGDNGIGRVDTIENRMVGFKSRETYEVPGAKLLIAAHKALEELVLTVDELRFAEYMSTLYADLVYRAMWQEPLRDDLDQAFDQMQRRVSGKVVMKLFKGSIQPLTRESPFSLHSIEQVSFEDKENDQKEVEGMIKYHNIQGTNYQKLNM
- a CDS encoding succinylglutamate desuccinylase/aspartoacylase family protein, whose amino-acid sequence is MGFNDIDLKNFDNSLSSTNCKLSILNTCYNSGGYISHNKNLYNAIPNSKLFKIILKESVNGTPLIKIGNGDFKVMIVAGIHGNELPSQLACLYMIKYLINKNIKGSIYLIPFAAPNATMNNSRSFDGMDLNRSTLDVGSVTNRIFEVIKKENIIAVGDFHSTSINSNPGRDAIFCTLSPTVESYNIAKYVSRRVGCDLLKYDTAGSKFKGALEDECNLIGIPSITAEVLSPFGYLNKNSFKRSMFQMYSFLDYFKIL
- a CDS encoding metal-dependent hydrolase codes for the protein MSSYKLHSVFAIVLGFLFFQNPLLIGACFIGANFPDNDHEIKKDNVYRLIIVGLVLFIILYILKLPYNLAILICLLGLIFLFSSHRGFTHSIFGSIIISIILYLIILMASKLLFLIPGFKSLNNYYILSLIIVLIFLSVFSLNRELCSIFILLLVLSYIVFPFNNLNNSLLLFALFLGLLSHIILDSFSSSGVKVLSPLYNKKFYKTFGILMMVILFILSFLKFRGILYLFINYYIFKFI